The following are encoded together in the Arcticibacterium luteifluviistationis genome:
- the tamL gene encoding translocation and assembly module lipoprotein TamL codes for MKNLGLYIALVLFLTGCSLSKKLPEGKTIYGGGSVQVEGEISKKNKDNLVVGMEEVLAPRTNSMVLGFPYKVWLYYNIGEPKKPKGIRNFLRNKVGQKPVFYEAGYPKINRSNLVNVAENNGYFKSTATSESVTKKYKTKVEYEVSLAPQYFIKETSIDTTGFEVFGKDASALGEGTILKAGKPYNLNELIAERERLSNALQEKGYFYMSPSQFILEVDTNLNANLLTIKTKLSPDYSNAAVDKYYIREINVLSSAKQGEKEVKTTFRNLERSGLAIAENDKSYKPKVFTESIIFRPGELYSRSKQEASLNRLSNLKNFQYIRNRYEPHRTADSTYLDVNYFLTPLKKKSLKGQLSGLTKSNGLYGSEANISWQNRNIFHGAEILKFEVNGGIDLQFGQIEYGNNYRRLSVAGDLTFPRFLIPFIKQRTKVSSGVPKTNINISYEILRRKDFYTLTSSNAAFSYFWRKNSEYEHTLTPVYFSLIKASNFSDEFLNQIFFSENLSDLERYFQIIESKLLLGLEYKLSYTPKSLQSSRDRVSFNFGFDISGNVASLIAKKPEEGDGGYQQLFGVPYEQFVKLDFEGKYFKSIGKTTWANRLYTGFGIPYKNSIMLPQTKQYFSGGSNGLRGFRGRSLGPGRIAPEDVSQELFGANSQGDIKLELNSELRFKASNYIELAGFVDMGNIWTYRDDTFYGEKAKFTADFVKDLAVDMGVGLRLDFTYLVLRGDFAIPIRKPWLDDPWVLDQVSLDKKVWRQENIIFNLAIAHPF; via the coding sequence ATGAAAAATTTAGGATTATATATTGCCCTAGTACTTTTCTTGACTGGATGTAGTTTGTCAAAAAAACTTCCAGAAGGAAAAACCATTTATGGTGGGGGGAGCGTACAGGTAGAAGGGGAAATATCTAAAAAAAATAAGGATAATTTAGTGGTGGGCATGGAGGAAGTACTTGCTCCAAGAACCAATAGCATGGTTTTGGGTTTCCCATATAAAGTCTGGCTCTATTATAATATTGGCGAGCCGAAAAAGCCAAAAGGCATTAGAAACTTTCTTCGTAATAAAGTAGGTCAGAAGCCAGTTTTTTACGAAGCAGGATACCCAAAGATTAACCGTTCCAACTTGGTTAATGTGGCAGAAAATAATGGATACTTTAAAAGTACCGCTACCTCTGAGTCTGTTACTAAAAAATACAAAACCAAGGTAGAGTATGAAGTAAGTTTAGCTCCTCAGTATTTCATCAAAGAAACAAGTATAGATACTACAGGTTTTGAAGTTTTTGGGAAAGATGCCAGTGCTTTGGGCGAGGGAACAATTTTAAAAGCAGGGAAGCCCTATAACTTAAATGAGCTAATAGCAGAAAGAGAACGACTAAGCAACGCTTTACAAGAAAAGGGCTACTTCTACATGAGTCCTAGTCAGTTTATTTTGGAAGTAGATACTAACTTAAATGCAAATTTACTTACTATTAAAACCAAGCTATCTCCAGATTATAGCAATGCCGCTGTAGATAAATATTACATCAGAGAAATTAATGTGCTTAGCTCTGCCAAACAAGGAGAAAAAGAGGTCAAAACTACGTTCAGAAATCTAGAAAGAAGCGGACTTGCGATAGCTGAAAATGATAAATCTTATAAGCCAAAGGTATTTACCGAATCAATAATTTTTAGACCAGGCGAGCTTTATAGCAGGTCAAAACAAGAGGCTAGTTTGAATAGACTTTCTAATCTTAAAAATTTCCAATACATAAGAAATAGGTACGAACCTCACAGAACGGCCGATTCTACGTATTTAGATGTCAATTATTTCTTAACGCCCCTGAAGAAAAAATCTTTAAAAGGGCAGTTAAGTGGCTTAACTAAGAGTAATGGGCTTTATGGGTCGGAGGCTAATATTTCGTGGCAAAATAGAAACATATTTCATGGAGCTGAGATTCTGAAATTTGAAGTTAATGGTGGTATAGACCTTCAGTTTGGGCAGATAGAATACGGGAATAATTATAGAAGGTTAAGTGTTGCTGGCGATCTTACTTTTCCTCGTTTCTTGATTCCTTTTATAAAACAAAGAACCAAGGTTTCATCTGGTGTGCCTAAAACCAATATTAATATCTCTTATGAGATTCTTAGAAGAAAAGATTTTTATACACTAACCAGTTCTAATGCGGCCTTCTCTTATTTCTGGAGAAAAAACTCGGAGTATGAGCACACGCTTACGCCTGTCTATTTTAGTTTAATTAAGGCCAGTAATTTTTCAGATGAGTTTTTGAATCAAATCTTTTTTAGTGAAAACCTAAGTGACTTGGAAAGGTACTTTCAGATTATAGAAAGCAAGCTTTTACTGGGTTTAGAATATAAGCTTAGCTACACGCCAAAATCACTTCAAAGTAGTAGAGATAGGGTTTCTTTTAATTTTGGCTTTGATATTTCGGGTAATGTGGCGTCGCTAATTGCTAAAAAACCTGAAGAAGGGGATGGCGGTTATCAGCAGCTTTTTGGCGTGCCCTATGAGCAGTTTGTGAAATTAGACTTTGAGGGTAAGTATTTTAAAAGTATAGGTAAAACTACTTGGGCTAATAGGCTTTATACAGGTTTTGGAATTCCATATAAAAACTCCATTATGCTTCCTCAAACGAAGCAGTACTTTTCAGGAGGAAGTAACGGCTTAAGAGGTTTTAGAGGTAGGAGCCTTGGACCAGGAAGAATAGCACCCGAAGATGTAAGTCAGGAGCTTTTTGGTGCCAATTCGCAAGGTGATATAAAACTAGAACTGAATTCAGAATTAAGATTTAAGGCATCCAATTATATAGAATTGGCGGGTTTTGTGGATATGGGAAATATCTGGACGTACCGAGATGATACTTTCTATGGTGAGAAAGCTAAGTTCACTGCAGATTTTGTGAAAGATTTGGCCGTAGATATGGGTGTGGGTTTACGGTTAGATTTCACCTATTTGGTTTTGCGTGGAGATTTTGCCATTCCTATCAGGAAACCTTGGCTTGATGACCCTTGGGTGCTGGACCAAGTCAGTCTAGATAAGAAAGTATGGAGGCAAGAAAATATCATTTTCAATTTGGCTATAGCTCATCCATTCTAA